One part of the Magallana gigas chromosome 5, xbMagGiga1.1, whole genome shotgun sequence genome encodes these proteins:
- the LOC117692817 gene encoding putative nuclease HARBI1, whose amino-acid sequence MAAHQRIANRERVPRNFRDRSNPLEDLSASDIFARYRFHPDTIMDLLRQLPDLSTHTKRNLPIPPLLQLLVTLRFLGTGATHILVGDDVKISRSTAGRCIRQVSALIANLAPNYISFPRGDQARQVMLEFAHIAGFPKVLGCVDGTHVRITKPSGPQEADFVNRKQYHSLNVQMVCDPAFKITSICCNWPGATHDNRIFKMSSLCHQFERGDHDGLLLGDSGYQCRPFVMTPFINPVNQNEKRYNNALCRTRVLIEQTFGFLKKRFQCLNFLRTKPEVAVVYIKAAVTLHNYGIVRGEVLETQQNVVQEAANVEPCPAGGDGYAMRAHIVQTFFS is encoded by the exons ATGGCTGCACATCAACGCATAGCCAACAGAGAACGCGTTCCGCGTAATTTTAGGGATAGGTCAAACCCACTGGAGGACTTGTCAGCTTCTGACATATTTGCAAGATATAGGTTTCACCCAGATACCATTATGGATCTCCTGAGGCAGCTCCCTGACTTATCTACTCATACAAAGAGGAACCTCCCAATTCCACCCCTCCTTCAGCTGCTTGTGACATTAAGATTTCTTGGTACAGGTGCCACCCACATCCTTGTTGGTGATGATGTGAAGATTTCAAGATCAACAGCAGGGCGATGTATAAGGCAGGTATCGGCCCTTATTGCAAATTTGGCACCAAACTACATCAGCTTTCCAAGGGGAGATCAGGCGCGCCAAGTGATGCTGGAGTTTGCACATATTGCAG GTTTTCCAAAAGTGTTGGGTTGTGTAGATGGTACACATGTTCGAATAACCAAACCATCAGGGCCTCAAGAGGCAGATTTCGTAAACAGAAAACAGTACCATTCATTAAACGTGCAG ATGGTATGTGACCCAGCTTTCAAAATTACAAGCATATGTTGCAATTGGCCAGGTGCAACTCATGACAACCGGATTTTCAAAATGTCTTCATTGTGCCATCAATTTGAACGAG GTGACCATGATGGGCTGTTACTGGGAGATTCCGGGTACCAGTGCCGTCCTTTTGTTATGACTCCGTTCATCAACCCTGTTAATCAAAATGAGAAACGGTACAATAATGCATTGTGCAGAACAAGAGTGCTGATTGAGCAAACTTTTGGATTCCTTAAAAAGAGATTTCAATGTTTGAATTTTCTACGTACAAAACCAGAGGTGGCAGTAGTCTATATCAAAGCTGCAGTAACTCTGCACAACTATGGTATTGTAAGGGGAGAAGTTCTTGAAACACAGCAGAATGTTGTGCAGGAAGCTGCTAACGTTGAACCTTGTCCTGCTGGAGGTGATGGCTATGCCATGAGGGCACATATTGTGCAAACATTTTTCAGCTAG
- the LOC105324436 gene encoding myb/SANT-like DNA-binding domain-containing protein 4 isoform X3 — MAEKDIEKLCLKERVDLSDKKTRTKWSADEETCLISAVLDREDVLFGEFKGPGGKSGVAKRRQGWEEVADAINAQFTSSKRSPEECRKKYNNAKQRTKEKIDYLKREVRKTGGGQVEFELTEAEEVLLERQEGRPSLFGLEEGFDSDGKVSEKRKIDERKENITEDTKRIRLEQRKLELEITKLEKEIKLIDTKQKFYEMKMSQSES; from the exons ATGGCAGAAAAAGACATCGAGAAACTTTGCTTAAAGGAAAGGGTAGACCTTAGCGACAAAAAAACAAGAACAAAGTGGTCTGCAGATGAGGAAACGTGTCTTATATCTGCCGTGTTGGACAGGGAGGATGTGCTATTTGGGGAGTTCAAGGGTCCTGGGGGGAAGTCTGGCGTGGCTAAGAGGAGGCAGGGTTGGGAGGAGGTCGCAGATGCTATAAATGC ACAATTTACCAGCAGCAAGAGGTCCCCAGAAGAGTGCAGAAAAAAGTACAACAATGCTAAACAAAGGA cCAAAGAGAAAATCGATTACCTGAAGAGAGAAGTCAGGAAGACAGGTGGGGGACAAGTGGAATTTGAATTAACAGAAGCAGAAGAAGTGCTTCTTGAGCGACAAGAAGGAAGGCCAAGTCTTTTTGGTCTAGAAGAAGGGTTTGACAGTGATG GTAAAGTAAGTGAGAAGAGGAAGATAGATGAAAGGAAAGAGAACATCACAGAGGACACAAAGAGAATAAGGCTAGAGCAGAGGAAGCTAGAATTAGAAATAACAAAGCTTGAGAAGGAAATTAAActgattgatacaaaacagAAGTTCTATGAGATGAAAATGAGTCAGTCAGAATCTTGA
- the LOC105324436 gene encoding myb-related transcription factor, partner of profilin-like isoform X2, with protein MAEKDIEKLCLKERVDLSDKKTRTKWSADEETCLISAVLDREDVLFGEFKGPGGKSGVAKRRQGWEEVADAINAQFTSSKRSPEECRKKYNNAKQRTKEKIDYLKREVRKTGGGQVEFELTEAEEVLLERQEGRPSLFGLEEGFDSDAPAPSSVSQRTVNSKEKESRGKVSEKRKIDERKENITEDTKRIRLEQRKLELEITKLEKEIKLIDTKQKFYEMKMSQSES; from the exons ATGGCAGAAAAAGACATCGAGAAACTTTGCTTAAAGGAAAGGGTAGACCTTAGCGACAAAAAAACAAGAACAAAGTGGTCTGCAGATGAGGAAACGTGTCTTATATCTGCCGTGTTGGACAGGGAGGATGTGCTATTTGGGGAGTTCAAGGGTCCTGGGGGGAAGTCTGGCGTGGCTAAGAGGAGGCAGGGTTGGGAGGAGGTCGCAGATGCTATAAATGC ACAATTTACCAGCAGCAAGAGGTCCCCAGAAGAGTGCAGAAAAAAGTACAACAATGCTAAACAAAGGA cCAAAGAGAAAATCGATTACCTGAAGAGAGAAGTCAGGAAGACAGGTGGGGGACAAGTGGAATTTGAATTAACAGAAGCAGAAGAAGTGCTTCTTGAGCGACAAGAAGGAAGGCCAAGTCTTTTTGGTCTAGAAGAAGGGTTTGACAGTGATG CACCAGCTCCATCATCTGTGTCACAGAGGACAGTCAATtcaaaagaaaaggaaagcagaG GTAAAGTAAGTGAGAAGAGGAAGATAGATGAAAGGAAAGAGAACATCACAGAGGACACAAAGAGAATAAGGCTAGAGCAGAGGAAGCTAGAATTAGAAATAACAAAGCTTGAGAAGGAAATTAAActgattgatacaaaacagAAGTTCTATGAGATGAAAATGAGTCAGTCAGAATCTTGA
- the LOC105324436 gene encoding myb-related transcription factor, partner of profilin-like isoform X1: protein MAEKDIEKLCLKERVDLSDKKTRTKWSADEETCLISAVLDREDVLFGEFKGPGGKSGVAKRRQGWEEVADAINAQFTSSKRSPEECRKKYNNAKQRTKEKIDYLKREVRKTGGGQVEFELTEAEEVLLERQEGRPSLFGLEEGFDSDDVRFTCTNRETETNRSQIDTVAPAPSSVSQRTVNSKEKESRGKVSEKRKIDERKENITEDTKRIRLEQRKLELEITKLEKEIKLIDTKQKFYEMKMSQSES, encoded by the exons ATGGCAGAAAAAGACATCGAGAAACTTTGCTTAAAGGAAAGGGTAGACCTTAGCGACAAAAAAACAAGAACAAAGTGGTCTGCAGATGAGGAAACGTGTCTTATATCTGCCGTGTTGGACAGGGAGGATGTGCTATTTGGGGAGTTCAAGGGTCCTGGGGGGAAGTCTGGCGTGGCTAAGAGGAGGCAGGGTTGGGAGGAGGTCGCAGATGCTATAAATGC ACAATTTACCAGCAGCAAGAGGTCCCCAGAAGAGTGCAGAAAAAAGTACAACAATGCTAAACAAAGGA cCAAAGAGAAAATCGATTACCTGAAGAGAGAAGTCAGGAAGACAGGTGGGGGACAAGTGGAATTTGAATTAACAGAAGCAGAAGAAGTGCTTCTTGAGCGACAAGAAGGAAGGCCAAGTCTTTTTGGTCTAGAAGAAGGGTTTGACAGTGATG atgTAAGATTCACTTGTACtaacagagagacagagacaaaTAGAAGTCAAATTGATACAGTTG CACCAGCTCCATCATCTGTGTCACAGAGGACAGTCAATtcaaaagaaaaggaaagcagaG GTAAAGTAAGTGAGAAGAGGAAGATAGATGAAAGGAAAGAGAACATCACAGAGGACACAAAGAGAATAAGGCTAGAGCAGAGGAAGCTAGAATTAGAAATAACAAAGCTTGAGAAGGAAATTAAActgattgatacaaaacagAAGTTCTATGAGATGAAAATGAGTCAGTCAGAATCTTGA